One Nonomuraea angiospora DNA segment encodes these proteins:
- a CDS encoding adenylate kinase, which produces MRRVVILGRGGSGKSTLAARLTRITGLPIIELDKHFWQPGLEATPPDQWAAVQGELVRAEAWIMDGDLGPYDVLDVRLRAADTVILLDFSFWRCAWRAIRRSRERADFWLWVWAWRCRSRPLLLSAISTHAGDAELHVIRNPHALRRFVAQVTTGQASGQP; this is translated from the coding sequence ATGAGACGAGTCGTGATCCTGGGGCGTGGCGGTTCGGGAAAATCGACGCTCGCCGCCCGTCTGACCAGGATCACCGGACTCCCCATCATCGAGCTGGACAAGCACTTCTGGCAGCCAGGTCTTGAAGCGACGCCTCCCGATCAGTGGGCCGCCGTCCAAGGTGAGCTCGTCCGGGCCGAGGCTTGGATCATGGACGGCGACCTCGGTCCCTACGACGTCCTGGACGTACGGCTCCGAGCCGCGGACACCGTCATCCTGCTGGACTTCTCGTTCTGGCGCTGCGCCTGGCGAGCGATCCGGCGCTCCCGGGAACGCGCCGACTTCTGGTTGTGGGTGTGGGCCTGGCGATGCCGGAGCCGACCGCTTCTGCTCTCGGCGATCTCGACTCACGCCGGTGATGCGGAGCTGCACGTGATCCGGAATCCGCATGCGCTGAGACGCTTCGTGGCCCAGGTCACGACCGGCCAAGCCTCAGGCCAACCGTAA
- a CDS encoding sigma-70 family RNA polymerase sigma factor, which yields MSETSPRDPVAEAFEAERDRLRAVAYRMLGSHADAEDAVQEAWLRLSRQDTATIHNLAGWLTTVVGRISLDVLRSRQTRPEASYDDRLPALVVTADDGPAPEDDVALADSVGLALLVVLDSLGPSERLAFVLHDLFGVPFEEIGRILGRSADATKMLASRARRKMRGTDRPAVVGREQREVVRAFLTAARNGDFEGLLRVLDPEVRLTVDTPHGEIVVLGATKVAAGARWSSGAVSRGQAVLLNGLPGLVSWREDGTPFSAIAFTVVEGRIAGIVVVTDPARLASMDLPDPE from the coding sequence ATGTCCGAGACCAGCCCGAGGGACCCGGTGGCCGAGGCGTTCGAGGCCGAACGCGACCGGCTGCGCGCGGTCGCCTACCGCATGCTCGGATCGCATGCCGATGCCGAGGACGCCGTTCAGGAGGCCTGGCTACGGCTCTCCCGCCAGGACACGGCGACCATCCACAACCTCGCCGGCTGGCTGACCACCGTGGTCGGCCGGATCAGCCTCGACGTCCTGCGGTCCCGCCAGACCCGCCCCGAGGCGTCCTACGACGACCGGCTGCCGGCACTCGTCGTGACGGCCGACGACGGTCCTGCGCCGGAGGACGACGTGGCGCTCGCCGACTCGGTAGGGCTCGCGCTTCTCGTCGTCCTCGATTCGCTCGGGCCGAGCGAACGGCTGGCGTTCGTGCTGCACGACCTGTTCGGGGTGCCGTTCGAGGAGATCGGCCGGATCCTCGGCAGGTCCGCCGACGCCACCAAGATGCTCGCCAGCCGCGCCCGCAGGAAGATGCGCGGGACCGACCGGCCGGCGGTCGTCGGGCGGGAGCAGCGAGAGGTGGTCCGGGCTTTCCTGACGGCGGCCCGCAACGGCGACTTCGAGGGGCTGCTGCGCGTGCTCGACCCCGAGGTGAGGCTGACCGTCGACACGCCCCATGGCGAGATCGTCGTCCTCGGCGCCACCAAGGTCGCCGCGGGCGCGCGGTGGTCCTCGGGCGCGGTCTCGCGGGGGCAGGCGGTGCTGCTCAACGGCCTTCCGGGGCTCGTGTCCTGGCGCGAGGACGGCACCCCGTTCTCGGCCATCGCGTTCACGGTCGTCGAGGGCCGGATCGCCGGGATCGTGGTCGTGACCGATCCTGCCAGGCTCGCGTCGATGGACCTGCCGGATCCGGAGTAG
- a CDS encoding carboxymuconolactone decarboxylase family protein produces MEARMKSQSNPEVITAIQHLYKVIHTGGVDPLVLELVHLRASQINGCSPCVFAGVASAKRQGETDERLHNVVTWRETPFFTEPERAALALTEAATRIQDGAPGVTDEIWDAAAAHFDEKQLSSIIMNIALTNFFNRINRATREQAGKAW; encoded by the coding sequence ATGGAAGCACGCATGAAGAGCCAGTCGAACCCCGAAGTGATCACCGCAATCCAGCATCTCTACAAGGTTATCCACACCGGTGGCGTCGACCCACTCGTGCTGGAGCTCGTCCACCTGCGCGCCAGCCAGATCAACGGCTGCAGCCCGTGCGTCTTCGCCGGGGTCGCGTCGGCCAAGAGGCAGGGAGAGACCGACGAGCGGTTGCACAACGTGGTCACCTGGCGCGAGACGCCCTTCTTCACCGAGCCGGAGCGGGCAGCGCTCGCGCTGACCGAGGCCGCCACCCGGATCCAGGACGGCGCGCCGGGCGTGACCGACGAGATCTGGGACGCCGCCGCCGCCCACTTCGACGAGAAACAGCTGTCGTCGATCATCATGAACATCGCGCTGACGAACTTCTTCAACCGGATCAACCGCGCGACCCGGGAGCAGGCCGGCAAGGCCTGGTGA